The Solanum lycopersicum chromosome 6, SLM_r2.1 genome has a window encoding:
- the LOC101246637 gene encoding scarecrow-like protein 14: MDPRFIPLSDPVNTFEFEDQINLSSYEGSLNPPHNYNDDYVAFGVPYTAPSVDIGNFAPSSNVSSEVDSPDDHDSDFLFKYLNQILMEENIEDKPSMFHDPLALKAAEKSLYEALGKSYPPSPYHVDHQLESPSPDSIFQTSSDHSTSSSNAHSNSMDPHWIVDPGESSLSLPVESHPSEYSIQPLMQSNSERSHGSLNNINNLNVHMDSFLNPNALSNMFTDRESILQFKRGVEEANKFLPNVSQFVVDLDKYTFPPKVEEVTKEAVVKVEKDERNHSPNGTKGRKHQYPEDSDFEDERSNKQSAIYVEEEAELSEMFDRVLLCTDKGETICGDVKCEMPVDNSLDQNGQAHGSNGGNTRAKKQGTKNEAVDLRTLLVSCAQSVAADDRRTAYEQLKQIRQHCSSIGDAYQRLASVFADGLEARLAGTGTQIYAALAPKKITAAEKLKAYQVYLSACPFKKISIFFANKMIFHTASNARTLHLIDFGILYGFQWPILIQLLSEIPDGPPKLRITGIDLPQPGFRPAESLEQTGSRLAKYCERFKVPFEYNAIATQNWENIKLEDLKLASGETVAVNCLFRFKNLLDETVMLDSPRDAVLGLIRKMNPDIFVQAVINGSYSAPFFVTRFREALFHYSTLFDMFDATLPRGDQKRLHFEQEFYRREAMNVIACEGSERVERPETYKQWQVRNMRAGFKILPLNQQLVQKLRCKVKAGYLRDFVFDEDGKWMLQGWKGRVVCASSCWVPA, translated from the coding sequence ATGGATCCTCGATTCATTCCGTTGTCTGATCCTGTAAACACTTTCGAGTTCGAAGATCAGATTAATTTGTCTAGCTATGAGGGATCTCTGAATCCTCCTCACAATTATAATGATGACTATGTTGCTTTTGGTGTTCCGTATACGGCCCCAAGTGTAGACATTGGTAATTTCGCCCCATCATCAAACGTGAGCTCGGAAGTGGACTCTCCAGATGATCATGACTCTGATTTTCTGTTTAAGTACTTAAACCAGATACTTATGGAGGAGAATATTGAAGATAAGCCCAGCATGTTTCATGACCCGCTTGCTCTAAAAGCTGCTGAGAAGTCCTTATATGAAGCCCTTGGCAAGTCGTACCCTCCTTCACCCTATCATGTTGACCATCAGTTAGAAAGCCCAAGCCCTGACAGCATTTTCCAGACTTCCAGTGACCATAGTACAAGTAGTAGCAATGCTCATAGTAATTCCATGGATCCTCACTGGATTGTTGATCCTGGAGAATCTAGTTTGTCTTTGCCTGTGGAGAGTCATCCATCAGAGTACTCCATCCAACCTTTGATGCAGAGTAACTCAGAGAGGTCTCATGGTTCTTTAAACAACATCAACAACTTGAATGTCCATATGGACTCTTTTTTAAATCCTAATGCTCTTTCAAACATGTTTACTGATCGCGAGTCTATCTTACAGTTCAAGAGAGGGGTGGAGGAAGCTAATAAATTCCTTCCAAATGTTAGTCAATTTGTTGTTGATTTGGATAAATATACCTTTCCTCCAAAGGTGGAAGAAGTGACCAAAGAGGCTGTGGTCAAGGTAGAGAAGGATGAGAGGAATCACTCACCTAATGGGACTAAAGGAAGAAAACATCAGTATCCTGAGGACAgtgattttgaagatgaaaggAGCAACAAACAATCAGCAATATATGTGGAGGAGGAGGCTGAGTTATCAGAGATGTTTGACAGGGTTCTGCTCTGTACAGATAAAGGTGAGACAATATGTGGTGATGTCAAGTGTGAAATGCCAGTAGACAATAGTTTAGACCAGAATGGACAAGCACATGGATCAAATGGTGGAAACACTCGTGCAAAGAAACAAGGGACTAAAAATGAAGCTGTGGATCTAAGGACTCTCTTAGTTAGCTGTGCACAGTCTGTTGCTGCTGACGATCGCAGGACAGCATATGAACAGCTAAAGCAGATCAGGCAGCATTGTTCTTCCATTGGTGATGCATACCAAAGGCTGGCCAGTGTATTTGCGGATGGCCTTGAAGCCCGGTTGGCTGGCACTGGCACTCAAATATATGCTGCCCTTGCTCCGAAAAAGATTACAGCTGCTGAGAAATTGAAAGCATACCAGGTTTATCTTTCGGCATGCCcgttcaagaaaatatcaatattCTTTGCGAATAAAATGATCTTCCACACAGCATCTAATGCCAGGACATTGCATCTCATAGATTTTGGTATACTATATGGTTTCCAGTGGCCAATACTCATCCAGCTTCTCTCAGAGATACCTGATGGGCCTCCAAAGCTTCGCATTACTGGAATAGACCTTCCCCAACCTGGATTCAGGCCAGCAGAAAGCTTAGAACAGACAGGGAGCCGATTGGCAAAATATTGTGAGCGCTTTAAAGTACCATTTGAATATAATGCCATAGCAACACAGAATTGGGAGAACATCAAACTTGAGGACTTGAAACTTGCAAGTGGTGAGACTGTTGCTGTGAACTGTCTTTTTCGTTTTAAGAACCTGTTGGATGAGACAGTGATGTTGGACAGTCCAAGGGATGCAGTTCTGGGCTTAATTAGAAAGATGAATCCGGATATCTTCGTGCAAGCTGTAATCAATGGATCTTACAGTGCACCCTTCTTTGTCACTCGCTTCAGGGAGGCCCTCTTCCATTACTCAACTCTCTTTGACATGTTTGATGCTACCTTACCCCGTGGTGATCAGAAGAGGTTGCATTTTGAACAAGAATTTTACAGACGCGAGGCAATGAATGTCATTGCTTGTGAGGGTTCCGAGAGGGTTGAGAGGCCTGAGACGTACAAGCAATGGCAGGTTCGCAATATGAGGGCTGGATTCAAGATTCTTCCGTTGAACCAACAACTCGTGCAGAAGTTAAGGTGCAAGGTAAAGGCTGGATACCTCCGCGATTTTGTGTTTGATGAGGATGGTAAATGGATGTTACAGGGTTGGAAAGGCCGGGTAGTATGCGCTAGCTCGTGTTGGGTGCCAGCATAG